In Microbacterium sp. zg-Y818, the genomic window TCAGACGACGAGACTGCGTACCCGTCGGCTTCTTCGTCACCCGGACGCTCATAGCACATTCCCTCCCATCACGCGCAAGCCCCCTCGCCAAGTCATTTCGGGCGCTGTACTGTCACGCTAGTCGGCTTACGGTGTAAGCGGGCTGGTAGCCGGTCCGCACGTTTCGACTCCTGCGGCTCCGACGCCCCAACCCAAGGGATCGAGACAATGGCAAACAATCGCACCGCCCACCCCGACAGCGCCGCAGCCCGCCCTGTCATCGCAGACCACGACGACGCCGCGAAGGAGTCGCTGATCGGCACCGCAAGGGGCGGCCGCACGGCGAACGTGTCGTGGGGGTCCATCATCGCCGGGGTGGTGACCTTTCTGGCTGTCACCATCCTGCTCTCGCTCGTCACCGCCGGCATCGGCCTGGGCGGCTCGGGCATCGGGGCGACCATCTGGAGCGTCATCGCCCTGGTGATCGCTCTTGCCGCGGCCGGTTTCGTCGCCGGCGCGCTGGCCGTGCGCAGCGGACTGCTGCACGGATTCTTGACCTGGGCGACGTCCCTGGTGGTTGCTCTCGCCCTGACTGTGTGGCTCAGCGCCAGCCTGCTCGGCGGCGTCGTCAGCTCCGCCACCCAGGCACTGTCCGGGACCGACGTCACCCAGGTCGTCGAGGACGTGCAGAGCAACGTCGACGAAGAAGAAGCGCAGGAGCAGACCGATGAGGCGTTGCAGGACGCGCAGCAGACGGCGGAGGATGCCGCCGCGACTGCTCAAGCCGCCTCGTGGTGGGGCTTCGCCGGGCTGCTGCTCGGCGCGGTGATCGCGGCCCTCGGCGGGATGCTCGGCGTGCGGAGCGTCGTCAAGCGTGCCCCCGACACCACTGCCGTGCAGGTCACCACAACCCGGTGACACGGCTCCCGGTCGCGGGCCCCCGCGCCGGTCTCAACACGTACGAACAAACGAACGATAGGAAGCAGTCATGATCAGCACAGAAAACATCGGCGGTCTCATGGGAGCAGCGGTGATCGACTCCGACGGGGAGAAGATCGGCACGCTCGAGCAGATCTACCTCGACACCGACACCGGAGCGCCCACCTGGGCGGCGGTGCGCACCGGTTTCTTCGGCACCTCGGAGTCCTTCGTGCCCATCGACGACGCCAACCAGGACGGCGAGAACCTCCGGGTGGGCTACGCGAAAGAGTTCGTGAAGAACGCACCGCGCATCGACGCGGACGGGGCGCTGGAGCACGCGCAGGAAGATGAACTGTACGTCTACTACGGCAACGGTTCCCGCACCACCAGCGCCGCTGAAGGCACCGGCACCGCCCGGGATGACAGTGACGAGGCGGTGGACACGAGCACCGGGTATGACACGTCCGGTCCGACCACCGACGATGCGATGACCCGCTCGGAGGAGCGCCTCCGCGTCGGTACCGAGAAGGTTCAAACCGGTCGCGCACGGCTGCGGAAGTACGTCGTCACGGAGGAGAAGACCGTCACCGTCCCCGTGAGCCATGAGGAAGTGCGCCTGGAACGCGAACCCATCACCGACGCCAACGTCGCGGATGCCATGGACGGGCCGGCCATCAGCGAGGAAGAGCACGAGGTCGTCCTCACTGAGGAGCGGCCCGTCATCGCCAAGGAGACCGTTCCGGTCGAGCGTGTCCGCCTGGGAACGGAAACCGTGACCGAGGAGGAGACGGTCACCGAGCAGGTCCGCAAGGAACAGATCGACTACGACGACGGCACGGGCCGCGCCGACCGCGCCTGACCCCTCAGTCGCGGGCCGCGCGCGCAGGGACCGGACCGTCCGGGTACGCCTCGGGTGGTCCGGTCCCTGCCGCTTTCCGGCTCATCACGAACCACGGAAGGATCACGCTACCCATCACGATGACGCGGTCCATGGCGCTCTTCCCGGGGCTATCACCCGGCGCTTTCCGCGACCCTGACGACCACATCGTCCCCCGGTGCCCGAGGACGTGCTTCCACATCCGATGCCGTCCCTCGATGTATCGCCGAGAAGTGGTCCTCTGGCAGCAGATGTGCGTAGGCTCCCGCCACGTCGAGACGTGGAGATCGGCGATCTCCACGGCATCCGACGGCACCGGCATCCGGGTCGTGAAGCTCATTCGCTCATGGTGGCAGGGACATCACCGCCGGCGTGCGGTGGGGACAGAATCAGATGCGCGCGCGCCTGTAGGTGTCGCTGGAGTAGCTGATGACGAAATATCCGATCAGGGACAACAGCCAGAGGAGGAACACCGAGAAGACCGCGCCGTGCCCGAACGCGCGCCCGAGCCGCAGCGCCACGATGATGGCGAGGACGACGTTTGCGATGGGGACGAGATACAGCAGCGTCCACCATGCGGACAGTCCGGCGGCTCGCACGATGAAGAACGCCGCGACCACCGGGATCAGCGCCGTCCACCCGGGCTGACCTGCCTTGTTCAGGAAAGGCCACACCGCGGCGACGAACAGCACGTAGCCGACGAAACCCCCCACTCCACCGAAGACGACCCCGGACTCATCGCGGGATGAGATCTCAGCGACGACCGGAAGAAGCTGCGACAGGATGTGCATGGCGTGAGTCTAGGTTGCCGCCACACGGGATGCGGGCTCAATCTCCGTCGCAGCGCTTGGCCGCGGCTGTCCCGCTCAGAGACGCGGATGGTGCAATGCCGTCTGGATCACGCGGATGTGCGCGCCAAGGGCTCCAGACGCGAGGAGCCCTGACCCGAGAGGCCCGGAGGGGTCCTCACCCAGTAACGGCAACGATCGGAGCGCAGCTCTGACCGGGTCACTCATCTGAGCGAGTTGCCAGGCGATCTCATCGGTGGCGGCAGTCGCGTTGCCCTGTTCCGCCAGCTGCCTGGCTTTCGCGGCGTACGCGGCCGCGCCGAGAGCGTGGGCGCCCATGTGTGCAACCCCCGCGGCCTGGCCGGCAGCCCAAGCCGCAGCCTTCGCGGCTGGTGAGGTCACGGCCTGTGACGCCCGACCTGCCACGAAGCGTCTGCGTATCTCGCCCCCGGCATCGAGCGTGCCTGCCGCGAACGCACGCGCTCGAGTGATGCCGTCGCGAGGACGGTCGTCGCCTGGCGCTTCTGACTCGAAGAGGGAAAGAACTCGCTCGGCACAGTCTGCTGCCCACCCCGCGGTGACCCGGCGATCGGATACGCTCAACGACTGCGGAGAAGCCATACCGGTACCTTTGCACGATCTTGTCGCATACGGAGGGCTACGGCCGCACCGACGCAACGGACAACTCCGCGCGGAACCTGAAGCGGCCTCCGCTACACCGGCGCCATGTCGGTGAACCGCGAGAAATGACCCTGGAAAGCGATCTCGATGGTCGCGGTCGGGCCGTTACGGTGCTTCGCGACGATGAGGTCGGCCTCGCCGGGGCGGGTGTCCTTGTCGTACACCGAGTCGCGGTGCAGCAGCATGACCATGTCGGCATCCTGCTCGATCGAGCCGGACTCTCGCAGGTCGCTGACCTGCGGACGCTTGTCGGTGCGCTGCTCAGATCCACGGTTCAGCTGCGACAGTGCGATGACGGGCACCTGAAGCTCTTTCGCGAGCAGCTTCAGCGCACGCGAGAACTCGCTGACCTCCTGCTGACGCGACTCGACCTTCTTGCCGCTGGTCATCAGCTGCAAGTAGTCGATGATCACCATGCGCAGCCCCACCCGCTGCTTGAGTCGACGGCACTTGGCGCGGATCTCGACGAGCGTCATGTTGGGGCTGTCGTCGATGTAGAGCGGGGCGTCGTTGATGCGGCCGCGTGTCGCGGCGATGGTGGTCCAGTCGCGCGAATCCAACGTGCCCTTGCGCATGTTCTGCAGCGGCACCGCGCCCTCGGCGCTCATGAGGCGCATGGCGATCTCGCTGCGTCCCATTTCCAGTGAGAAGAAGATCGTCGGCATGTTGTGCTTGATGGCCGCGGCGCGCGCGAAATCGAGCGCGAGCGTGGACTTTCCCATGGCGGGTCGGGCGGCCACGACGATCATCTGACCGCCGTGCAGGCCGTTGGTCAGCTCGTCGAGCTGGGCGAACCCGGTCGGGATGCCGGTCATCGAGCCGTCCCGACCGCGCGCTGCCTCGATCTCATCGATCGCGGAGGTGACGGCGATCTCGAGCGGAACGTAATCCTCCGCGGCCTCGGCACCGGTGACCGAGTAGATCTCGGCCTGCGCGTTGTTGACGAGTTCCACGGCCTCGCCCTGGCCGGAGTACCCCATCTGCACGATGCGGGTGCCGGCCTGCACGAGGCGGCGCAGCAGCGCCCGCTCGGAGACGATCGTGGCGTAGTAGCCGGCGTTGGCTGCGGTCGGCACGATCGAGGTGAGCGAGTGCAGGTAATCGGCACCGCCGGCGCGCTGCAGCTCGCCCGTCTTGATCAGCTCGTCGGTCACTGCAACGACGTCTGTCGGCTCGCCGTGCGAATACAGGCTGAGGATCGCCTCGAAGATCAGCTCGTGCTTGGGCACATAAAAGTCGGCCCCGCGCAGCGTCTCGATGACGTCGGCGACGGCGTCCTTCGACAACAGCATGCCGCCCAGCGCGCTCTGCTCCGCGAGGACGTCATGCGGCGGCGTGCGCTCGTGCTCACGGCGTCCGCCGAGCCGTTCGTCGGAGATGTCAGCGATGGACACGCAGCCGTACCTCCGTCATTTTCGGGTGTCGTCGGGGTGGGACACATTCACGCTATGCACGGCCACCGACACTCGCAACCAAGCCTGTGGATAACTATGTGGAAAGTCTGCGTGAAACGCCGCCAACCCTGTGTACAACCCCTGTGGAAAACGCCCGGGATACAGGAATCGAGCAAACGTGATTTCTCGATTGACCTGGGATTTATTTGTTCACAACCTGTGGATGGGATTGTGGTTGAAGTACGCGTTGAAGGTTGGGGACGGCGTACCACGTTATACACAGCCGCACACCCTCGGCCCGCATCGGATGCCGCCTGTGGAAAGGCTCCCACGGGGGCGCGTCGGGCCCCCAGCGAGCCCGAAAACGACGGATGCCGTGAACCCGGTGAGGGTCCACGGCATCCGTGTCGTTCTGTCGCCCCGAGGGACGACGCGCCGCTTACTTGGCGGCGACCACCTGCAGCGTGATCACGGCGGTGAGGTCGTCACGCAGGCGAACGGTCGCCTCGTGCTCGCCCACGGACTTGATCGCCGAGGTGATGTGGATCTTGCGCTTGTCGAGCTCGCCGAGCCCGGCAGCCTTGACCGCGTCAGCGACGTCACCGGTCTTGACCGAACCGAACAGACGACCCTCGTTGCCGGCCTTGACGGCCAGACGAACCTTGGTCGACTCGAGCGAGTTCTTCAGGGCCACGGCTTCTTCGTGGTCGTGGATCGCGCGCGACTCGCGGGCAGCGCGAATCGACGCCACCTGCTTCTCGCCACCGCGCGACCACAGCACTGCGAAGCCCTGGGGGATGAGGTAGTTGCGGGCGAACCCGTTCTTGACCTCGATCACGTCGCCGGCGCTTCCGAGCCCGGCGACCTCATTCGTGAGAATCAGCTTTGCCATGTCCGGACCCCTTAACGGCCAGCGCCGGCGTAGGGCAGGAGCGCCATTTCGCGGGCGTTCTTGATCGCCTTGGCGATCAGACGCTGCTCCTGCACCGAGACACCGGTGATACGACGGGCGCGGATCTTTCCACGCTCCGAGATGAACTTACGAAGAGTGGCGACGTCCTTGTAATCAATGACGCCGACACGGATCGCCTTCGCGGGAGCGGCGTTCTTCGCGCCCTTCCGCGGCTTGCGGCGGTCGCCGCTCGACTTTCCAGCCATGGTTTTTCCTTAGAGAGAGTTGGTTTGATCCGAGGGATCAGAACGGAGTGTCGTCGCCGTAGGCGCCGGGGGCGCTCCACGCGTCGGGAGCGGCCGAACCGGGAGTGGCCCACGGCTCGTCGGCGACCTGCGGGCGGGACTGCTGTCCGCCACCGCCGGCGCCGCCGGCGCCGTTTCCGCCGCCACCACCACTGCTGCTGGTACGCGTGACCTGTGCGGTTGCGTAACGCAGCGACGGGCCGATCTCATCGACCTCGAGCTCGATGGAGACGCGGTTCTGCCCCTCGCGGTCCTGGTAGGACCGCTGCTTCAGGCGACCACTGGCGATGACCCGCATGCCCTTGGTGAGCGAACCGGCCACGTGCTCGGCGAAGTCGCGCCACACGCTCGCGCGGAGGAACAGCGCTTCGCCGTCCTTCCACTCGTTCGCCTGACGGTCGAAACTGCGCGGCGTCGACGCGATCGTGAAGTTCGCGACGGGCAGTCCGCTCTGCGTGTAACGCAGCTCGGGGTCTGCCGTGAGGTTTCCCACAACGGTGATGACGGTCTCGCCAGCCATCGTCGTTACGCCTTCGCAGCCTTCGCGGGCGCGGCAGCCTTGCGGGCAGCCTTCGCCTCGGAACGCTCCTTCTCGGCGGCGACCATGGCCATCGCCTCTTCAGCGCGGAGGATCTTGGTGCGCATGATCTGCTCGTTCAGCTTCAGCTGACGGTCGAGCTCCTGCGCAGACTCGCTGCTCGCGGTGAAGTTGACGACGGCGTAGACGCCCTCGGTCTTCTTCTGGATCTCGTATGCGAGACGGCGGCGACCCCAGATGTCGACGTTGTCGATCGTGCCACCATCATTGGTGATGACCTTGAGGAACTTCTCAAGGTTGGTGGCGACGAGGCGCTCGTCGATCTCGGGGTTGAGGATCACCATCAGTTCGTACTGGTGGATGTGCGTCACTTACCCACCTCCTTCGGACTAGAACGGCTCCCGGGCATTTCCCGGAAGCAGGAGGGTGTGTGCACTGCCCGTTCGCACGCGCCGAGTGGCGCGGTGAACGGACAACCTCGACAGTCTAACGGATGCCACCCCACGCGTGCGACCGCGCGATGCGTGGGTGCTCCGCGCGGCATCCTCCCCCGGCATTCGATAGCGTGAGCGCGTGCAGGGGGACCAGTCGATGTCGACGCGCGCCGTCCGTGCGTCGTTGGACACCCGGCCGCACCACCTGGGGGAGATACTGCGATGACGACACCTGCGGCATCCGTTCCGTTCGACACGCGCGCGCTGACCGAGCCGGTCGATCGCGCCGCGATCAAGGCCCACAAGCAGCATCTGGTGGCCTCGGGACGCGCACCGTACGACGTGGGACTGCCGATCACGGTGATCATCCTCATCGTGGTGGGCGTGATCATGATGACCGGGTTCGGGAGCCTCGGCGCGGTCTTCTTCAGCATCGCCTCCTCGACGGGAGGGGGGTTCGGGCTGCTCGCTCTGCTCCCGCTGCTGCTCGTGGGAACCGTCTTCACGATTGTGATCGTCGTCATCGTGCGGTCGTGGCGTGGAAGTGGGGAACGCCGGTATCGGCTCGACCGGTTCGCGGCATCCAACGGACTCACGTTCTACCCCGAAGCGAAGGACCCGCCGCTGCCAGGTCTGATCTTCCATCAGGGGTCCGCCCGCACCGCGTCCGAGATCTTGCGGGGCGGGCAGCCGCGGTGGGTCGAGTTCGCCAACTACCGCTACACGACCGGGTCCGGCAAGAACAGAACCACGCACAAGTGGGGCTACATCGCGATCAGGCTGAACACACCGTTGCCGCACATCGTGCTGGATGCCGTGGGCAACAACGGCCTGCTGGGCTCGAACCTGCCGGCGGCGTTCGACAAGGAGCAGCGACTCAGCCTCGAGGGCGACTTCGACCGCTACTTCACGCTCTACTGCCCCGCCGGCTACGAGCGGGACGCTCTATACCTGTTCACGCCCGACATCATGGCCCGCTTCATCGACAACGCCGCGGCCCTCGACGTCGAGATCGTCGACGACTGGCTGTTCCTCTATGCCCGGCGCGACTTCTCCACCCTGGACCCGCGCATGTGGGCCTGGCTGTTCTCCGTGGTGGGGGCCATGCTCGACAAGCTCGCGCAGTGGGAGCGGTGGCGCGACGAGCGGCTGGTCCAGCCCGAGCAGCACGCGCACGCGCTCGCGCCCGCTCAGGCGGGGCACGCGGCCGCTCAGGCGGAGCACGCTCTCGCCGGGGGCGCCCAGACGCTTCCGTTCACCCCACCGACCGAGTCGCTGCGCCCGCCGCTCGGCGTCGCGCAGCAGGGACAGCGCCTGCGGCGGCGCGTGCCGTGGGCGACCATCATCGCCGTCGGGCTGTTCGGCTTGCTGTGGCTCGGGATGCAGCTGTTCATGCAGACCGGGATGTTCGGCATGCTCGGCGGGATGCGGTGACGCACCCCACGACGGCGGCATCCGTGCCCTTGGACACCCGACCGCTGACGCAGCGCGTCGATCGCGCGGACGCCCGTGCCTTCACCAAGGAACTGCGTGCGTCGGGGCGCATCGAGAACGAGGTGATGGCGAGCATCATCGGGTACGGGGTGGCCCTGCTGTTCTTCGTGGGCCTCGTGCTGCTCGATGTGCTGACGTCACGGTCACCCTTCCGTGTCGCGCTCTCCGGAGCAACGCCCCTGATCGTCGTGCTGCTGGTGTGCGCCCTGGTGGCGGTCGCCGTCACCTTCTTCTCGCAGGGGCGCGTGTCGACCCGGCGGTATCGGCTCGACCGCTTCGCACGCGCCAACGGGATGCGTTACGTGCCGGAGAAGGGCAATCCGTCATTTCCGGGCATGATCTTCGGCTCCGGGTCGTACCGCCGCAGCTTCGACGTGGTGCAGGGCAAGGGGCCACGCCGCGTCGAATTCGCGAACTACGTCTACACCACCGGTTCCGGCAAGCATCGCCGTACCCACCGCTGGGGATACGTCGCGGTCAAGCTCGACATCCCGCTGCCGCACATCGTGCTGGATGCCACCGGCAACAACAGCCTGTTCGGATCCAACCTGCCGACGCTGTACAAGAAGGAGCAGCGCCTCAGCCTCGAGGGCGACTTCGACCGCCACTTCGCGCTCTACTGCCCTGAGGGGTACGAGCGCGACGCCCTGTACCTGTTCACCCCCGACGTCATGGCGAGGTTCATCGACAACGCGGCGGAACTCGACGTCGAGATCGTCGACGACTGGCTGCTCATGTACACCAAGCGCAACGCGAGCACGACTGACCCGGCCACCTGGGAGTGGCTGTTCGGAGCCGTGGCGGCCGTGCTCGACAAACTCGACCAGTGGGAACGCTGGCGCGATGAGCGGCTGCTGCAGGCGGCATCCGGCGATTCCCGCGCGGCCCATGGGAGGGCGAGGGGTGGCACGCCGGCGGGGTCGCTGCCGTTCGCTGCGCCCGCCGGGCTGCTGCGCCCGCCCCCCGGCGTCGCGCCCCAGGGGCGCCGCCTGACCACGCGATTCCCCTGGCTGCTGACCGGACTGTGCGTTGTCGCGGTGGTGGTGTACCTGCTGCTGGACCTTCCCGGGTAGCCGGATGGGGTTCCGGCCCACCCCACCCCGTCGCTGAGGTCCGCGGGGGCGGGCGGGCGGCTACGGCGCCGCGGGTGCCAGGCCGAAGTGGGTCAGCTCACCCTCGGTGAGCATGCGGGAGCGCACGATGAATCGCAGACCGGTGGGGGATTCGACCGAGAAGCCGGCGCCGCGGCCGGGCACGACGTCGATGGTGAGGTGGGTGTACTTCCAGTAGTCGAACTGCGCCTCGGAGATGAACACCTCGATCGGGTCATCCAGCCCGACGCCGAGCGAGGCGAGGTGCACATCGCTCGGGCCGGTGAGGAACATCCCGACCGGAAAGCACATGGGCGCGCTGCCGTCGCAGCATCCGCCGGACTGATGGAACATCAGCGGCCCGTGCTGCGCCGTCAGATCGCGCAGCAGGGCGGCCGCGGCATCCGTCACGGCCACCCTGCTGAACGTCGTCTCCATGTCAGAAGAAGCCCATCGGACCTTCGGCGTACGACACCAGCAGGTTCTTCGTCTGCTGGTAGTGGTCGAGCATCTTCAGGTGGTTCTCGCGGCCGATGCCCGACTGCTTGTACCCGC contains:
- the dnaB gene encoding replicative DNA helicase, whose protein sequence is MSIADISDERLGGRREHERTPPHDVLAEQSALGGMLLSKDAVADVIETLRGADFYVPKHELIFEAILSLYSHGEPTDVVAVTDELIKTGELQRAGGADYLHSLTSIVPTAANAGYYATIVSERALLRRLVQAGTRIVQMGYSGQGEAVELVNNAQAEIYSVTGAEAAEDYVPLEIAVTSAIDEIEAARGRDGSMTGIPTGFAQLDELTNGLHGGQMIVVAARPAMGKSTLALDFARAAAIKHNMPTIFFSLEMGRSEIAMRLMSAEGAVPLQNMRKGTLDSRDWTTIAATRGRINDAPLYIDDSPNMTLVEIRAKCRRLKQRVGLRMVIIDYLQLMTSGKKVESRQQEVSEFSRALKLLAKELQVPVIALSQLNRGSEQRTDKRPQVSDLRESGSIEQDADMVMLLHRDSVYDKDTRPGEADLIVAKHRNGPTATIEIAFQGHFSRFTDMAPV
- the rpsR gene encoding 30S ribosomal protein S18, producing the protein MAGKSSGDRRKPRKGAKNAAPAKAIRVGVIDYKDVATLRKFISERGKIRARRITGVSVQEQRLIAKAIKNAREMALLPYAGAGR
- a CDS encoding putative immunity protein — protein: MASPQSLSVSDRRVTAGWAADCAERVLSLFESEAPGDDRPRDGITRARAFAAGTLDAGGEIRRRFVAGRASQAVTSPAAKAAAWAAGQAAGVAHMGAHALGAAAYAAKARQLAEQGNATAATDEIAWQLAQMSDPVRAALRSLPLLGEDPSGPLGSGLLASGALGAHIRVIQTALHHPRL
- a CDS encoding single-stranded DNA-binding protein, translated to MAGETVITVVGNLTADPELRYTQSGLPVANFTIASTPRSFDRQANEWKDGEALFLRASVWRDFAEHVAGSLTKGMRVIASGRLKQRSYQDREGQNRVSIELEVDEIGPSLRYATAQVTRTSSSGGGGGNGAGGAGGGGQQSRPQVADEPWATPGSAAPDAWSAPGAYGDDTPF
- a CDS encoding DUF3137 domain-containing protein, with product MTTPAASVPFDTRALTEPVDRAAIKAHKQHLVASGRAPYDVGLPITVIILIVVGVIMMTGFGSLGAVFFSIASSTGGGFGLLALLPLLLVGTVFTIVIVVIVRSWRGSGERRYRLDRFAASNGLTFYPEAKDPPLPGLIFHQGSARTASEILRGGQPRWVEFANYRYTTGSGKNRTTHKWGYIAIRLNTPLPHIVLDAVGNNGLLGSNLPAAFDKEQRLSLEGDFDRYFTLYCPAGYERDALYLFTPDIMARFIDNAAALDVEIVDDWLFLYARRDFSTLDPRMWAWLFSVVGAMLDKLAQWERWRDERLVQPEQHAHALAPAQAGHAAAQAEHALAGGAQTLPFTPPTESLRPPLGVAQQGQRLRRRVPWATIIAVGLFGLLWLGMQLFMQTGMFGMLGGMR
- a CDS encoding DUF779 domain-containing protein produces the protein METTFSRVAVTDAAAALLRDLTAQHGPLMFHQSGGCCDGSAPMCFPVGMFLTGPSDVHLASLGVGLDDPIEVFISEAQFDYWKYTHLTIDVVPGRGAGFSVESPTGLRFIVRSRMLTEGELTHFGLAPAAP
- a CDS encoding DUF5684 domain-containing protein, which translates into the protein MHILSQLLPVVAEISSRDESGVVFGGVGGFVGYVLFVAAVWPFLNKAGQPGWTALIPVVAAFFIVRAAGLSAWWTLLYLVPIANVVLAIIVALRLGRAFGHGAVFSVFLLWLLSLIGYFVISYSSDTYRRARI
- a CDS encoding PRC and DUF2382 domain-containing protein, coding for MISTENIGGLMGAAVIDSDGEKIGTLEQIYLDTDTGAPTWAAVRTGFFGTSESFVPIDDANQDGENLRVGYAKEFVKNAPRIDADGALEHAQEDELYVYYGNGSRTTSAAEGTGTARDDSDEAVDTSTGYDTSGPTTDDAMTRSEERLRVGTEKVQTGRARLRKYVVTEEKTVTVPVSHEEVRLEREPITDANVADAMDGPAISEEEHEVVLTEERPVIAKETVPVERVRLGTETVTEEETVTEQVRKEQIDYDDGTGRADRA
- the rplI gene encoding 50S ribosomal protein L9 is translated as MAKLILTNEVAGLGSAGDVIEVKNGFARNYLIPQGFAVLWSRGGEKQVASIRAARESRAIHDHEEAVALKNSLESTKVRLAVKAGNEGRLFGSVKTGDVADAVKAAGLGELDKRKIHITSAIKSVGEHEATVRLRDDLTAVITLQVVAAK
- the rpsF gene encoding 30S ribosomal protein S6, with the protein product MTHIHQYELMVILNPEIDERLVATNLEKFLKVITNDGGTIDNVDIWGRRRLAYEIQKKTEGVYAVVNFTASSESAQELDRQLKLNEQIMRTKILRAEEAMAMVAAEKERSEAKAARKAAAPAKAAKA